Part of the Capsicum annuum cultivar UCD-10X-F1 chromosome 12, UCD10Xv1.1, whole genome shotgun sequence genome is shown below.
TAGGTCATTAAGCAGCTTAGCGACAAAAGGACCATGAAGGGGCTTATCTTTCTTGTTCCCTGTCTCTCTCCATAGGTAAAACTCATTGTCTTCACCACTGCCATCACTTGATGAAGAGTAAGTTGTAGTATAAATGAGAAAAGAAAGCACAGCTTGTCTCTTGGCTGTCACATTTCCCAAAACCCATATGTTTGGGTTTGGGAGAAGCCTTTGTAGTGCAAGCTCCATGTAGGTGTGCTCCATTCTTTCAATTACTTTGTGACTTATGAACTCTTTCACCCAAAATGCAAGAGCTGTTCTCACTTTCTGGATGATTGGTGGTGTTCCTGCATCCTCCCTTTCTTCGATGTTCTCCACATAGAGTGTGTCCTGTTAATTGTATTGCATATCAAGAATATCATGAGAGCTAAGCAGGATAGTAACTTTTAAAAAGCAGTTGCATTTGTCAACTATAGTTAGAAGaaacttaattataatttcttgtctccaatatttatTCAAGGGAAAAGGGCCAAATTTACCCTCCGACATTGgaaaattggttaaatatatcCTTCGTCATATTTTGTGGACAACTTTACCCTCtttgttaagaaatttttcacTTGTACCCTTCCTTTAACTGGAGAATCCAAATCAACGATAAGTaccctattttttaaaaataaaacacatcataatTTAACTCGCCCCACCCATTTGGACCCACAAAAAAGATGCAAACATTTGCTCAAAAAGCTTATCAATTAATTCTTGAatcataccaaattttgaaatttgaatatataATTGGAACAAGAGCAGAGTTTTTTTTCGAGTTTCATACTTTTGCATTATCCTATtccattttactttttgtttatgtGTAAACAATTTACTAGCGTTGCACGTTGAAGTGCGGGTCTCTCTAccatctttactttatgcatctcttcttcatctcttttcttcttcttgtgttatttttcctttgtgtgcttgctgatttttgctatCTAGAATCAATTTCGTGTTTTTGatagtctttaggctatcatGATGGAAGAAGCGAGCGCTTAATTCAGTTGACAGTGGTTTGTTGGGAAGTTGTATTATGGGGCCACTAAATCTAAGtcaattcaaaaaacaaaaaatattataagtacaGGAATGTTGGCATATGAAATTCTTTGTTGACTTATTTTGTCTGGTTATCTGTACCTATATCAATTGTCCCAAGTATTGTGTTGTTTTCACAAGGAAAATGACAAGAACCCCATGTCACTAATTAATGGCAGTCAAATTCATTCATCAAATTCATTGCACGAATTGAGCTAAGAGTCTTTAAATCTGATCATACGAAGTTTCATAATTGACACAAATAAATGAAAGATGAAAAGgacattatattataatatatttaaccATTAAAGAAGAACTTGCCTTTTCATTGTAAGGGTTGACAAAATCAACAGTACCACCCCCACAAGTAGATGGAGGTGAAGTCCTCAATTGATAGAGTGCTTTGTTCATTACAAGAATTCCAGGTGTACCTGGACCTCCAAGAAACTTGTGAGGACTAATAAAAACAGCATCATATCCATCTATTTCTCCTGATCTCATCTCTATTTTTGTATATGGAGCACTGCAGCAAATGAAAATTAATCCACAAAATTGGTTATCCTTTTATGATGTGATATAATATAACAATTGTTATAAGTAGTGTCTGTACATAGAAGTCAAACTCAATGAGCATACCTTGCTGCGAAATCAAAGCAAGCAAAGGCTCCATTTTTGTGAAGCAAACGAGCAATGGCTCTCGTATCAGTGTATGTTCCAGTGACATTACTACAAGCTGAGAATGAACCCAACAATGGCCTATTCGTAGACTTGTAGGACTCAAGCTGATCCCTCAAGGCTTCCATGTCTACTAGCCCGTTTTCGTCCAAGCCAATCTCCACAACCTCAGCTAAACTTTGTCTCCAAGAAAGGATGTTTGAGTGATGTTCATAAGGTCCAACAAAGACTACCCAtctctctttggttttgttaCGAAAGCATTTAGAGAGGACTTTATCTCTAAGGATAGAAGGGACAGATATGGCCATGACTTCTTGGAGCCTTTTAATTGCAGCAGTAGAACCAGAACCACAGAATATAATAGCATCTTCATCTCCTCCTCCTAAGCATTTCTTCACATAAGCTGCTGCTTCATGCACCAATTTTGTTGTTTGGTATCCTACATGACTGTCACTAGTATGACTATTGCCTGTACAACGAACCGCGTAATCGTCAGATTTTAAGTCGGAATAAATTATTTATCTACCACAACATCTAGTTAGCAGTAAATAAATTTAATGTGATGACACACAGATTAGAGTATAGATATATAACCTGATGCAATAAAAAAAGGGCAAACAACAAATGTCAAGTTACAAGTGGTCTACAACGATAGGTATATTTGATGACATAGAAACTAAAGTGTGTAATCTACTCTAATGGGAAAAATGCATTAATATACATATCCAACCCTCACTAGTACTGCGTGCTTCATTCCTATAAAACTACTTTCCCCTGGATGCCTCTCTATGACACAAGGTAGCGGTA
Proteins encoded:
- the LOC107851295 gene encoding uncharacterized protein LOC107851295, which produces MDYEQLMLRETHRIDHNNKNKKYSVGSISTTNNSSATSSIASHEDLRSRIESFHMLEKASISKTESAEKKLSWLRSQIIGENVDFETPFGRRRLTYADHTASGRCLLYIENYIINNVLPFYGNSHTSDSHVGYQTTKLVHEAAAYVKKCLGGGDEDAIIFCGSGSTAAIKRLQEVMAISVPSILRDKVLSKCFRNKTKERWVVFVGPYEHHSNILSWRQSLAEVVEIGLDENGLVDMEALRDQLESYKSTNRPLLGSFSACSNVTGTYTDTRAIARLLHKNGAFACFDFAASAPYTKIEMRSGEIDGYDAVFISPHKFLGGPGTPGILVMNKALYQLRTSPPSTCGGGTVDFVNPYNEKDTLYVENIEEREDAGTPPIIQKVRTALAFWVKEFISHKVIERMEHTYMELALQRLLPNPNIWVLGNVTAKRQAVLSFLIYTTTYSSSSDGSGEDNEFYLWRETGNKKDKPLHGPFVAKLLNDLFGIQARGGCACAGPYGHVLLKVDEPHSLSFKNAIEMGYSGVKPGWTRVSFPYYMSKEEFEFILAALEFIAIYGQRFLPMYHFNWKSGAWTFKKKAFKEALMGRDHNCNFCGSPMKGLNLGCHDTKENNHGESPTKGGLICKYVKYLETAKRIASVLPKFPAQRSIPEEINPKLVPFRV